Proteins encoded in a region of the Isosphaeraceae bacterium EP7 genome:
- a CDS encoding TIGR03960 family B12-binding radical SAM protein, which yields MLNTALKDYITSRILMDVQMPAQYLGGERNSTRKDHRECVGTLCMAFPDAYTLGMSHHGLQVLYSLMNDAGWACERSFTPMPDFETKLREHGLPLYSLETFTPLSKFDVLGFSLQYEICYTNVLTMLDLGGLPLHAVNRLDEDTLVIAGGPGAQNPELLAPYIDLFVVGDGEPSLPKVCELWLSMKGSGLSREDKLAKIVGQVPWAYAPRFYEPRYSAEGAFEGFDRTRDDVPETIRASVIDDFNASPLPTSPIIPFVETAHDRIAIEIMRGCPWQCRFCQSTVIKRPLRYRTVETILKAAMESYKNTGYDEISLLSLSTSDYPHFEELVTKMSEVFTPLGVKISLPSLRITETLKKIPALLDEGRRGGLTLAPEVARDDMREQIRKPIDNRDLYEGAAEAFKRGWKKVKLYFMCGLPGERQADLDGIIEMAETLSKIGREVTGRNAEVLASISNFIPKPHTPYQWNGMREREYFRWAHKYLRSRVRMKSVTVKCHDIETSMLEGILTRGDRRVSPALEEAWRQGARLDAWTEHFQPKIWWKAFDDLGIDVGFYSQRDRPIEEVLPWDHILVKKGRDYLAKEQNRSVIQLEAMAGAV from the coding sequence ATGCTCAACACGGCCCTGAAGGATTACATCACCTCACGCATCCTCATGGACGTGCAGATGCCGGCGCAGTACCTGGGGGGCGAGCGGAACTCCACCCGCAAGGACCACCGCGAGTGCGTCGGCACGCTCTGCATGGCCTTCCCCGATGCCTACACGCTCGGGATGAGCCACCACGGCTTGCAGGTGCTCTACAGCCTGATGAACGACGCCGGCTGGGCCTGCGAGCGGTCGTTCACCCCCATGCCCGACTTCGAAACCAAGCTGCGCGAGCACGGCCTGCCGCTCTACAGCCTGGAGACGTTCACCCCGCTGAGCAAGTTCGACGTCCTCGGCTTCTCGCTCCAGTACGAGATCTGCTACACGAACGTCCTGACGATGCTCGACCTCGGCGGCCTCCCGCTCCACGCGGTCAACCGCCTGGACGAGGACACGCTCGTCATCGCCGGCGGGCCCGGCGCCCAGAACCCCGAGTTGCTCGCCCCTTATATTGACCTCTTCGTCGTGGGCGACGGCGAGCCGAGCCTGCCGAAGGTCTGCGAGCTCTGGCTGTCGATGAAGGGGAGCGGCCTGTCCCGCGAGGACAAGCTGGCGAAGATCGTCGGTCAGGTCCCCTGGGCCTATGCTCCCAGGTTCTACGAGCCTCGATACTCCGCCGAAGGCGCCTTCGAAGGCTTCGACCGCACCAGGGATGACGTCCCCGAGACCATCCGCGCCAGCGTGATCGACGACTTCAACGCCAGCCCCCTGCCCACCAGCCCAATCATCCCGTTCGTCGAAACGGCCCACGACCGGATCGCCATCGAGATCATGCGCGGGTGCCCCTGGCAGTGCCGCTTCTGCCAGAGCACCGTCATCAAGCGCCCGCTGCGCTATCGGACCGTCGAGACGATCCTCAAGGCGGCGATGGAGAGCTACAAGAACACCGGCTACGACGAGATCAGCCTGCTCTCGCTGTCCACCAGCGACTACCCGCACTTCGAGGAGTTGGTCACGAAGATGAGCGAGGTCTTCACCCCTCTTGGCGTGAAGATCTCGCTGCCCAGCCTGCGGATCACCGAGACCCTGAAGAAGATCCCGGCACTGCTCGACGAGGGGCGCCGGGGCGGCCTGACGCTGGCCCCGGAAGTGGCCCGCGACGACATGCGCGAGCAGATCCGCAAGCCGATCGACAATCGGGACCTCTACGAGGGGGCGGCCGAGGCGTTCAAGCGAGGCTGGAAGAAGGTCAAGCTCTACTTCATGTGCGGCCTGCCCGGCGAGCGCCAGGCCGACCTCGACGGCATCATCGAGATGGCCGAGACACTCTCCAAGATCGGCAGGGAGGTCACCGGCCGCAACGCCGAGGTCCTCGCCAGTATCTCCAACTTCATCCCCAAGCCCCACACCCCCTACCAGTGGAACGGGATGCGTGAACGGGAATACTTCCGCTGGGCCCACAAATATCTCCGGTCGCGCGTCCGGATGAAGTCGGTCACTGTCAAGTGCCACGACATCGAGACCAGCATGCTCGAAGGCATCCTCACCCGCGGCGACCGCCGGGTCTCCCCCGCCCTGGAAGAGGCCTGGCGTCAGGGTGCCCGCCTCGACGCCTGGACCGAGCACTTCCAGCCGAAGATCTGGTGGAAAGCCTTCGACGACCTGGGCATCGACGTCGGCTTCTACTCCCAGCGCGACCGGCCCATCGAAGAAGTCCTCCCCTGGGACCATATCCTCGTCAAGAAGGGCCGAGACTACCTGGCCAAGGAGCAGAACCGCTCCGTCATCCAGCTCGAAGCCATGGCCGGGGCCGTCTGA
- the metH gene encoding methionine synthase, protein MISTSAARSVHTSVREQLEEILAERLMILDGAMGTMIQTYNLVEEDFRAEIFKDHPKPLQGCNDLLVMTRPDVIAAIHRAYLDAGADIIETNTFVANRLTMANYGLEDRCVEINRVAAELAKSVTEEVTRLTPDKPRFVAGSIGPTDKSASVAVNVEDPSYRNVTFDELVEAYTEQIHGLVQGGVDILFPETSFDTLNMKACLYAIDKYFVDNNITLPVMISGTIIDKAGRTLSGQTIEAFWHSVSHFDMLSVGINCALGASEMRPNIESLAEVATTFISSHPNAGMPDGFGNFDSTPAEMAKVVSEFARNGWLNIVGGCCGTNPDYIRAITEAVKDIKPRPRLKHKGLSSYSGMEPLTIRPETNFLMIGERTNISGSRKFARLIRDGHFDEALSIARDQVEGGANILDVNMDEGLIDGPKAMTRFLNLVAADPNIARIPIMIDSSNFAVIEAGLKCVQGKAIVNSISLKEGEAKFLEQARTVRRYGAAVVVMAFDEEGQAVEADRKLEICDRAHRLLTEQVGFNSSDIIFDSNILTVGTGMEEHSNYAVEFIEAIGQLKLKFPDAKTSGGVSNVSFAFRGNEVVREAMNAAFLYHAIKAGLDMGIVNAGQLAVYDDIPKDLLECVEDVLLNRRPDATDRLTEFSETVKKKGKKEEVAHLWRDATVQERLKHAIVHGLTDYIDVDTEEARHHYERPLHVIEGPLMDGMSVVGDLFGSGKMFLPQVVKSARVMKKAVAYLMPFMEEEKAKAGGEKLSGRQSRGKVLMATVKGDVHDIGKNIVGVVLGCNDYEIIDLGVMCSCQKILETARAENVDMIGLSGLITPSLDEMSHVAREMQREGFKIPLLIGGATTSAKHTAVKIAPGYDFEVLYVKDASRSVGVVDRLTRPESRQDLAVENRAMQERERESFAKRRQRKLVSYPDAVARRFAIDWSQAQLPKPSFTGARILDQISLAEIVPYIDWSPFFQSWELSGKYPKILDDAVVGAQAKSLYKDARALLDTIIRDGSLTARAIYGFFPANSDDDDLVIYQDESRTAERARFPMLRQQWEREGQTSFRSLADYIAPASSGLHDYLGCFAVSSGFGADELSAHFERDHDDYNSIMTKALADRLAEALAEMLHQRARVEWGFGSNEDLSAEDLIEEKYRGIRPAPGYPACPDHTEKRTLWSLLDVEKATGIVLTEGLSMHPASSVSGFYFGHPEARYFAVDLITREQVDSYAARKHMTRAEAERWLAPNLSYDPS, encoded by the coding sequence ATGATCTCCACCTCCGCGGCGCGATCGGTCCACACCTCGGTACGCGAGCAACTCGAAGAGATCCTCGCCGAGCGGCTGATGATCCTCGATGGCGCCATGGGGACGATGATCCAGACGTACAACCTCGTCGAGGAAGACTTTCGAGCCGAGATCTTCAAGGATCATCCCAAGCCGTTGCAGGGTTGCAACGACCTGCTGGTGATGACCCGGCCCGACGTGATCGCGGCGATCCATCGGGCTTACCTCGACGCCGGCGCCGACATCATCGAGACGAACACGTTCGTCGCCAACCGGCTAACGATGGCCAATTACGGCCTGGAAGACCGCTGCGTCGAGATTAATCGGGTGGCCGCCGAGCTAGCGAAGTCAGTGACCGAAGAGGTCACGCGGCTAACCCCGGACAAGCCCCGGTTCGTCGCCGGCTCCATCGGCCCGACCGACAAGTCGGCCTCGGTCGCCGTGAATGTCGAGGACCCTTCCTACCGCAACGTCACGTTCGACGAGCTGGTCGAGGCCTACACCGAGCAGATCCACGGCCTGGTTCAGGGTGGGGTCGACATCCTCTTCCCCGAGACGAGCTTCGACACCCTGAACATGAAGGCGTGCCTCTACGCCATCGACAAGTACTTCGTCGACAACAACATCACGCTGCCGGTGATGATCTCGGGCACGATCATCGACAAGGCGGGCCGGACGCTCTCGGGCCAGACCATCGAGGCGTTCTGGCACTCGGTCTCGCACTTCGACATGCTCTCGGTCGGCATCAATTGCGCGCTTGGCGCGTCGGAGATGAGGCCCAACATCGAGAGCCTGGCCGAGGTGGCCACGACGTTCATCAGCAGCCACCCCAACGCGGGCATGCCCGACGGCTTCGGCAACTTCGACAGCACCCCCGCCGAGATGGCCAAGGTCGTCTCGGAGTTCGCCCGCAACGGCTGGCTGAACATCGTCGGCGGCTGCTGCGGGACCAACCCCGACTACATCCGCGCCATCACCGAGGCCGTCAAGGACATCAAGCCCAGGCCCAGGCTCAAGCACAAGGGGCTGTCCAGCTACAGCGGGATGGAGCCGCTGACGATCCGCCCCGAGACCAACTTCCTCATGATCGGCGAGCGGACGAACATCAGCGGTTCGCGCAAGTTCGCCAGGCTCATCCGCGACGGCCACTTCGACGAGGCCCTATCGATCGCCCGCGACCAGGTCGAGGGGGGGGCCAATATCCTCGACGTGAACATGGATGAAGGGCTCATCGACGGGCCCAAGGCCATGACCAGGTTCCTCAACTTGGTCGCCGCTGACCCCAACATCGCCCGCATCCCGATCATGATCGACAGCTCGAACTTCGCGGTCATCGAGGCGGGCCTGAAGTGCGTGCAGGGCAAGGCAATCGTCAACTCGATCAGCCTGAAGGAAGGCGAGGCCAAGTTCCTCGAGCAGGCCCGCACGGTCAGGCGGTATGGCGCCGCGGTCGTGGTCATGGCCTTCGACGAGGAGGGGCAGGCCGTCGAGGCCGACCGCAAACTGGAAATTTGCGACCGGGCGCACCGGCTGCTCACCGAGCAGGTCGGCTTCAACTCCAGCGACATCATCTTCGACAGCAACATCCTCACCGTCGGCACGGGCATGGAGGAGCACTCCAACTATGCCGTCGAGTTCATCGAGGCCATCGGCCAGCTCAAGCTGAAGTTCCCCGACGCCAAGACCTCGGGCGGCGTCTCCAACGTCTCGTTCGCCTTCCGGGGGAACGAGGTCGTCCGGGAGGCGATGAACGCGGCGTTCCTCTACCACGCGATCAAGGCCGGCCTGGACATGGGAATCGTCAACGCCGGCCAGCTCGCCGTGTATGACGACATCCCCAAGGATCTGCTCGAATGCGTCGAGGACGTCCTGCTCAATCGCAGGCCCGACGCCACCGACCGCCTGACCGAATTCTCCGAGACCGTCAAGAAGAAGGGGAAGAAGGAAGAAGTCGCGCACCTCTGGCGCGACGCCACGGTGCAGGAGCGGCTCAAGCACGCGATCGTGCACGGCCTGACCGACTACATTGACGTGGACACCGAGGAAGCACGCCACCACTACGAGCGCCCTTTGCACGTCATCGAGGGGCCCTTGATGGACGGGATGAGCGTCGTCGGCGACCTCTTCGGTTCCGGCAAGATGTTCCTGCCGCAGGTGGTCAAGAGCGCCCGAGTGATGAAGAAGGCCGTCGCCTACCTGATGCCCTTCATGGAAGAAGAGAAGGCCAAGGCCGGCGGCGAGAAACTCAGCGGTCGCCAGTCGCGCGGCAAGGTCTTGATGGCCACGGTGAAAGGGGACGTCCACGACATCGGCAAGAACATCGTCGGCGTCGTCCTGGGCTGTAACGACTACGAGATCATCGACCTGGGCGTCATGTGCTCCTGCCAGAAGATCCTGGAGACCGCCCGCGCCGAGAACGTGGACATGATCGGCCTGTCCGGCCTGATCACCCCCTCGCTCGACGAGATGTCGCACGTCGCCCGCGAGATGCAGCGCGAAGGGTTCAAGATCCCACTGCTCATCGGCGGAGCGACCACCAGCGCCAAGCACACCGCGGTGAAGATCGCGCCGGGGTACGACTTCGAGGTCCTCTACGTCAAGGACGCGTCGCGCAGCGTGGGCGTGGTCGATCGCCTGACTCGGCCCGAATCGAGGCAGGACCTGGCCGTCGAGAACCGGGCCATGCAAGAACGCGAGCGCGAGTCGTTCGCCAAGCGTCGGCAGCGAAAGCTCGTCTCCTACCCCGACGCCGTCGCCCGGCGATTCGCCATCGACTGGTCGCAGGCCCAGTTGCCCAAGCCTTCGTTCACCGGTGCCAGGATCCTCGACCAGATTTCTCTGGCCGAGATCGTCCCCTATATCGACTGGTCCCCCTTCTTCCAGTCGTGGGAGCTTTCCGGGAAGTATCCCAAGATCCTCGACGACGCGGTGGTGGGTGCCCAGGCGAAGTCCCTTTACAAGGATGCCCGAGCCCTGCTCGACACGATCATCCGCGACGGAAGCCTGACTGCGCGGGCGATCTACGGATTCTTCCCGGCCAACAGCGACGACGACGACCTGGTGATCTACCAGGACGAGAGTCGGACGGCAGAGAGGGCCCGGTTCCCGATGCTCAGGCAGCAGTGGGAACGCGAAGGCCAGACGAGCTTCCGCAGCCTGGCCGACTACATCGCCCCCGCCTCCTCCGGCCTGCACGACTATCTCGGCTGCTTCGCCGTCAGCTCGGGCTTCGGCGCCGACGAGCTGTCCGCCCACTTCGAGCGCGATCACGACGACTACAACTCGATCATGACAAAGGCCCTGGCCGACCGACTGGCCGAGGCCCTGGCCGAGATGCTGCACCAGAGGGCACGCGTCGAATGGGGTTTCGGATCCAATGAGGACTTGAGCGCCGAGGATCTGATCGAGGAGAAATACCGAGGGATCAGGCCCGCGCCCGGCTACCCCGCCTGCCCCGACCACACCGAGAAGCGGACGCTCTGGTCGCTGCTCGACGTCGAGAAGGCCACCGGCATCGTGCTCACCGAAGGCCTGTCGATGCACCCGGCTTCGTCGGTCAGCGGCTTTTACTTCGGCCACCCCGAGGCCCGCTACTTCGCCGTCGACCTGATCACCCGCGAGCAGGTCGACAGCTACGCCGCCCGCAAGCACATGACGCGGGCCGAGGCCGAACGCTGGCTCGCCCCGAACCTGTCCTACGACCCCTCGTAA